One genomic window of Conger conger chromosome 7, fConCon1.1, whole genome shotgun sequence includes the following:
- the rfc3 gene encoding replication factor C subunit 3, whose product MSLWVDKYRPTSLGKLDYHKEQANQLKNLVQCGDFPHLLVYGPSGAGKKTRIMCLLRELYGPGVEKLRIEHQSITAPSKKKIEINSIASNYHLEVNASDAGNSDRVVIQELIKTVAQSQQIQSSTQREFKVVLLTEVDRLTKDAQHALRRTMEKYMSTCRLILCCNSTSKVIGPIRSRCLAVRVPLPSTEEVCSVLNSVCRKEGLLLPGELAKRIAEKSGRNLRKALLMCEACRVQQYPFSAEQDIPDTDWEVYLKETANAIVSQQSPQRLLEVRARLYELLTHCIPPEIIIKGLVAELLSNCDGHLKAEVAQAAAHYEHRLQLGNKAIYHLEAFVAKFMAVYKKFMEDGLDAMMF is encoded by the exons ATGAGTTTATGGGTTGACAAATACAGACCTACTTCCCTGGGGAAATTGGATTATCACAAAGAACAGGCGAATCAGCTGAAAAATTTG GTGCAATGCGGTGACTTTCCCCACTTGCTGGTTTACGGTCCGTCGGGGGCCGGCAAGAAAACGCGGATCATGTGCCTGCTGCGGGAGCTGTACGGGCCCGGGGTGGAGAAGCTGCGGATTGAGCATCAGTCCATTACG GCTCCGTCAAAAAAGAAGATTGAAATCAACTCAATAGCGAGCAACTACCATCTGGAAGTGAATGCAAG CGATGCAGGGAACAGTGATCGTGTGGTCATTCAGGAGCTGATCAAAACCGTGGCGCAGTCACAACAGATCCAGTCCAGCACGCAGAGAGAGTTCAAAG TGGTGCTGCTGACGGAGGTGGACCGGCTGACTAAGGATGCCCAGCATGCATTGCGGCGCACGATGGAGAAGTACATGTCCACCTGCCGGCTGATCCTGtgctgtaactccacctccaaGGTCATCGGGCCGATCAGGAGCCGGTGCCTGGCTGTGCGGGTCCCTCTGCCCAGCACGGAGGAG gtctgcAGCGTCCTGAACAGCGTGTGCAGGAAGGAGGGGCTGCTGTTGCCGGGGGAACTGGCCAAGCGCATCGCCGAGAAGTCGGGCCGCAACCTGCGCAAGGCGCTGCTGATGTGTGAGGCCTGCAGGGTGCAGCA gtatCCGTTCTCCGCCGAGCAGGATATTCCTGACACCGACTGGGAAGTGTACCTGAAGGAGACGGCCAACGCCATCGTGAGCCAGCAGAGTccacagag GCTTCTGGAGGTGCGGGCCCGGCTGTACGAGCTCCTGACACACTGCATCCCCCCCGAGATCATCATCAAG GGCCTGGTGGCGGAGCTGCTGAGTAACTGCGACGGGCACCTGAAGGCAGAGGTGGCCCAGGCGGCCGCGCACTACGAGCACCGCCTGCAGCTCGGCAACAAGGCCATCTACCACCTGGAGGCCTTCGTGGCCAAGTTCATGGCCGTCTACAAGAAGTTCATGGAGGACGGGCTGGACGCCATGATGTTCTGA